One Rattus rattus isolate New Zealand chromosome 12, Rrattus_CSIRO_v1, whole genome shotgun sequence genomic window carries:
- the Egr3 gene encoding early growth response protein 3 isoform X2, translating into MEPCAAWSPHGGRENVMDIGLTNEKPNPELSYSGSFQPAPGNKTVTYLGKFAFDSPSNWCQDNIISLMSAGILGVPPASGALSTQTTTASMVQPPQGDVEAMYPALPPYSNCGDLYSEPVSFHDPQGNPGLAYSPQDYQSAKPALDSNLFPMIPDYNLYHHPNDMGSIPEHKPFQGMDPIRVNPPPITPLETIKAFKDKQIHPGFGSLPQPPLTLKPIRPRKYPNRPSKTPLHERPHACPAEGCDRRFSRSDELTRHLRIHTGHKPFQCRICMRSFSRSDHLTTHIRTHTGEKPFACEFCGRKFARSDERKRHAKIHLKQKEKKSEKGGAPSASSAPTVSLAPVVTTCA; encoded by the coding sequence AGAATGTGATGGACATCGGTCTGACCAACGAGAAGCCCAATCCGGAACTCTCTTATTCGGGCTCTTTCCAGCCAGCCCCAGGCAACAAGACCGTGACCTACTTGGGAAAGTTCGCTTTCGACTCTCCTTCCAACTGGTGCCAGGACAACATCATTAGCCTCATGAGTGCCGGCATCTTGGGGGTGCCCCCGGCCTCAGGGGCGCTCAGTACGCAGACGACCACGGCTAGCATGGTGCAGCCTCCTCAGGGCGACGTGGAGGCCATGTATCCGGCGCTGCCCCCCTATTCCAACTGCGGCGACCTCTACTCGGAGCCGGTGTCTTTCCACGACCCCCAGGGGAACCCAGGGCTCGCCTATTCCCCCCAGGATTACCAATCGGCCAAGCCGGCCTTGGACAGCAATCTTTTCCCCATGATTCCTGACTACAACCTGTATCACCACCCCAACGACATGGGCTCCATTCCAGAACACAAGCCCTTCCAGGGCATGGACCCCATTCGGGTCAACCCACCCCCTATTACCCCTCTGGAGACCATCAAGGCCttcaaagacaagcagatccaCCCGGGCTTCGGCAGCTTGCCCCAACCGCCGCTTACTCTCAAGCCCATCCGGCCCCGCAAGTACCCCAATCGGCCTAGCAAGACCCCGCTCCACGAGCGGCCCCACGCGTGTCCCGCGGAAGGCTGTGACCGGCGTTTCAGCCGCTCGGACGAGCTGACCCGGCACCTGCGCATCCACACGGGCCACAAGCCCTTCCAGTGTCGGATCTGCATGCGCAGCTTCAGCCGCAGCGACCACCTCACCACTCACATCCGCACGCACACCGGGGAGAAGCCCTTTGCCTGTGAGTTCTGTGGGCGCAAGTTTGCGCGCAGCGACGAGCGCAAGCGCCACGCCAAGATCCACCTCAAGCAAAAGGAGAAGAAGTCGGAGAAAGGGGGTGCGCCCTCTGCATCCTCGGCGCCCACCGTGTCCCTGGCCCCTGTGGTCACCACCTGCGCCTGA
- the Egr3 gene encoding early growth response protein 3 isoform X3, translating to MDIGLTNEKPNPELSYSGSFQPAPGNKTVTYLGKFAFDSPSNWCQDNIISLMSAGILGVPPASGALSTQTTTASMVQPPQGDVEAMYPALPPYSNCGDLYSEPVSFHDPQGNPGLAYSPQDYQSAKPALDSNLFPMIPDYNLYHHPNDMGSIPEHKPFQGMDPIRVNPPPITPLETIKAFKDKQIHPGFGSLPQPPLTLKPIRPRKYPNRPSKTPLHERPHACPAEGCDRRFSRSDELTRHLRIHTGHKPFQCRICMRSFSRSDHLTTHIRTHTGEKPFACEFCGRKFARSDERKRHAKIHLKQKEKKSEKGGAPSASSAPTVSLAPVVTTCA from the coding sequence ATGGACATCGGTCTGACCAACGAGAAGCCCAATCCGGAACTCTCTTATTCGGGCTCTTTCCAGCCAGCCCCAGGCAACAAGACCGTGACCTACTTGGGAAAGTTCGCTTTCGACTCTCCTTCCAACTGGTGCCAGGACAACATCATTAGCCTCATGAGTGCCGGCATCTTGGGGGTGCCCCCGGCCTCAGGGGCGCTCAGTACGCAGACGACCACGGCTAGCATGGTGCAGCCTCCTCAGGGCGACGTGGAGGCCATGTATCCGGCGCTGCCCCCCTATTCCAACTGCGGCGACCTCTACTCGGAGCCGGTGTCTTTCCACGACCCCCAGGGGAACCCAGGGCTCGCCTATTCCCCCCAGGATTACCAATCGGCCAAGCCGGCCTTGGACAGCAATCTTTTCCCCATGATTCCTGACTACAACCTGTATCACCACCCCAACGACATGGGCTCCATTCCAGAACACAAGCCCTTCCAGGGCATGGACCCCATTCGGGTCAACCCACCCCCTATTACCCCTCTGGAGACCATCAAGGCCttcaaagacaagcagatccaCCCGGGCTTCGGCAGCTTGCCCCAACCGCCGCTTACTCTCAAGCCCATCCGGCCCCGCAAGTACCCCAATCGGCCTAGCAAGACCCCGCTCCACGAGCGGCCCCACGCGTGTCCCGCGGAAGGCTGTGACCGGCGTTTCAGCCGCTCGGACGAGCTGACCCGGCACCTGCGCATCCACACGGGCCACAAGCCCTTCCAGTGTCGGATCTGCATGCGCAGCTTCAGCCGCAGCGACCACCTCACCACTCACATCCGCACGCACACCGGGGAGAAGCCCTTTGCCTGTGAGTTCTGTGGGCGCAAGTTTGCGCGCAGCGACGAGCGCAAGCGCCACGCCAAGATCCACCTCAAGCAAAAGGAGAAGAAGTCGGAGAAAGGGGGTGCGCCCTCTGCATCCTCGGCGCCCACCGTGTCCCTGGCCCCTGTGGTCACCACCTGCGCCTGA